A portion of the Poecilia reticulata strain Guanapo linkage group LG23, Guppy_female_1.0+MT, whole genome shotgun sequence genome contains these proteins:
- the dnajc2 gene encoding dnaJ homolog subfamily C member 2 yields the protein MLLEARDDDETTVFKAAAASVQVLVEPVGRWFEAYIRRRSRNVSASFQELEEEEESSEESEDEELQLEEHPMLRTLDPKDWKNQDHYAVLGLPHLRYKATQKQIKAAHKSIVLKHHPDKRKAAGEQIVEGDNDYFTCITKAIEILSDPVKRRAFDSVDPTFDNSVPSKSEGKESFFEVFAPVFERNARWSSKKHGPSLGTMDSSFEEVDNFYSFWYNFDSWREFSYLDEEEKEKAECRDERRWIEKQNRASRAQRKKEEMNRIRTLVDTAYSCDPRIKKFKEEEKARKEAEKKAKAEAKKKEQEEKERVRQAELEAARLAKEKEEEEARQAALQAKKEKDIQKKAIKKERQKLRTTCKNWNYFADSEADSVKMLEEVEKLCDRLELTSLQSLNEILASASKEDSKAAVEKQVEEVNTQLQKEKDAEVQARQAARSAEQASGGGGGGKGWNEDDLQLLIKAVNLFPAGTNARWEVIANYMNLHSTSGMKRTAKDVINKAKNLQKLDPLQKDEINRKAYEKFKKEHTSVPPSIDNALPSERFDATGSEGNAAPWTTEEQKLLEQALKTYPVSTPERWEKIAGAVPERSKKDCMKRYKELVEMVKAKKAAQEQVAAKNKK from the exons ATGCTGCTAGAGGCGAGGGACGACGACGAGACGACAGTGTTTAAAGCGGCTGCCG CTTCTGTGCAGGTTCTGGTGGAGCCGGTGGGTCGGTGGTTTGAGGCCTACATcaggaggagaagcagaaatGTGTCGGCCTCCTTTCAAGAgctggaggaagaagaggagtcCTCAGAAGAGTCGGAGGATGAGGAGTTACAGCTGGAGGAGCACCCGATGCTCCGAACTCTGGATCCTAAAGACTGGAAG AATCAGGATCACTACGCTGTCCTCGGTCTGCCACACTTGCGGTATAAAGCCACGCAGAAACAGATCAAAGCGGCCC ACAAATCAATTGTGTTGAAGCACCATCCTGACAAAAGGAAAGCGGCAGGAGAACAGATCGTTGAAGGAGACAATGACTACTTTACCTGTATAACTAAAG CTATCGAAATCCTGTCGGACCCGGTGAAGAGGAGAGCCTTCGACAGCGTGGATCCAACCTTCGACAATAGCGTGCCGTCCAAAAGCGAAGGCAAAGAGAGCTTTTTTGAGGTGTTTGCTCCTGTTTTCGAGCGAAATGCCAGATGGTCTTCCAAAAAGCATGGGCCCTCTCTAGGAACCATGGACTCGTCGTTTGAAGAAGTAGACAATTTTTACTCCTTTTG GTATAACTTTGACTCATGGAGGGAATTCTCTTACTTAGACgaagaggaaaaggagaaagcTGAATG TCGAGACGAAAGGAGATGGATCGAGAAGCAGAACCGAGCTTCCAGAGCGCagaggaaaaaggaggagaTGAACAGAATACGCACGCTAGTTG ATACGGCCTACAGCTGTGACCCTAGAATAAAGAAattcaaagaagaagaaaaagccagGAAAGAGGCGGAGAAGAAAGCGAAGGCTGAAGCCAAGaagaaggagcaggaggagaaggagaga GTTCGGCAGGCGGAGCTGGAGGCGGCTCGTCTGgcgaaggagaaggaggaagaggaggcccGACAAGCCGCCCTGCAGGCCAAGAAGGAGAAGGACATCCAGAAGAAAGCCATCAAGAAGGAGAGGCAGAAACTCAGGACCACATGCAAG AACTGGAATTACTTTGCTGACAGTGAAGCCGACAGCGTGAAAATgctggaggaggtggagaagctCTGTGACCGTCTGGAGCTGACGAG tctgCAGAGTCTGAATGAGATCCTGGCCTCCGCTTCAAAGGAGGACAGCAAGGCAGCAGTGGAGAAGCAG GTAGAGGAAGTGAACACCCAACTGCAGAAGGAGAAGGATGCTGAGGTTCAGGCCCGGCAGGCGGCCCGGAGCGCTGAGCAGGCCAGCGGGGGGGGCGGCGGAGGGAAGGGCTGGAACGAGGACGACCTCCAGCTGCTCATCAAAGCGGTCAACCTGTTCCCTGCTGGAACCAACGCCAG GTGGGAAGTTATTGCTAACTACATGAACCTGCACTCCACCAGCGGGATGAAGAGGACAGCCAAAGACGTCATTAACAAAGCCAAGAATCTTCAGAAGCTCG ATCCACTACAGAAAGATGAGATCAACAGAAAGGCCTATGAGAAGTTCAAGAAGGAGCACACATCGGTGCCGCCCTCCATAGACAACGCCTTGCCCTCAGAGAGGTTCGATG CCACGGGAAGTGAAGGGAACGCTGCCCCCTGGACCACAGAGGAGCAGAAACTTCTAGAACAAGCTCTGAAGACCTACCCTGTGAGCACTCCTGAGCGCTGGGAGAAGATTGCTGGTGCTGTTCCTGAACGAAGCAAGAAGGACTGTATGAAGAGGTACAAG GAGCTGGTGGAGATGGTCAAAGCCAAGAAAGCTGCTCAGGAACAAGTGGCagccaagaataaaaaatga
- the pmpcb gene encoding mitochondrial-processing peptidase subunit beta: MLRWPHACAVLQINNMAASLHRLTSAGRYLLQRHLVKTRYPNGLPVRPRRLLATPAAQQVALNVPETKVTSLENGLRVASEDSGLTTCTVGLWIDAGSRYENQRNNGTAHFLEHMAFKGTRKRSQLDLELEIENMGAHLNAYTSREQTVYYAKAFSKDLPRAVEILADIIQNSMLGEAEIERERGVILREMQEVETNLQEVVFDYLHATAYQSTALGRTILGPTENIKTINRGDLVEYITTHYKGPRIVLAAAGGVCHQELHSLAKFHFGRLPSRDQGGAPALPLCHFTGSEIRVRDDKMPLAHIAIAVEAVGWSHPDTIPLMVANTLIGNWDRSFGGGVNLSSKLAQMACQGNLCHSFQSFNTCYTDTGLWGLYMVCEPGTISDMMHFTQMEWMSLCTSVTESEVARAKNLLKTNMLLHLDGSTPICEDIGRQMLCYSRRIPLHELEARIDAIDANTIKEVCTKYIYNRAPAIAAVGPIEQLPDYNQIRSGMFWMRS; the protein is encoded by the exons ATGTTGCGTTGGCCCCACGCTTGCGCAGTGCTACAAATAAACAATATGGCGGCGTCCTTACATCGCCTCACGTCAGCTGGGAGATATCTTCTTCAAAGACATTTAGTGAAGACGCGTTATCCTAACGGG CTTCCCGTTAGACCCAGGCGACTGTTGGCTACTCCGGCCGCTCAGCAGGTGGCGCTAAATGTCCCTGAAACCAAAGTGACCAGTTTAGAGAACGGTCTCCGGGTGGCTTCAGAGGACTCTGGACTTACAACCTGCACT GTGGGCTTATGGATAGATGCCGGCAGTCGCTATGAGAACCAGAGGAATAACGGCACAGCACACTTTCTGGAGCATATGGCATTTAAG GGCACCAGGAAGCGCTCCCAGCTGGACCTGGAGTTGGAGATTGAGAACATGGGCGCTCACCTGAACGCCTACACATCCCGCGAGCAGACGGTCTACTACGCCAAAGCTTTCTCAAAGGATCTGCCGCGAG CTGTCGAGATCCTGGCCGACATCATCCAGAACAGCATGCTGGGCGAGGCGGAGATCGAGAGGGAGCGAGGCGTGATCCTGAGGGAGATGCAGGAAGTGGAGACCAACCTGCAGGAAGTGGTTTTTGACTACCTGCACGCCACAGCGTACCAGTCCACGGCACTGGGCAGGACCATCCTGGGCCCCACTGAGAACATCAA GACGATCAACAGAGGAGACCTGGTGGAGTACATCACTACACACTACAAAGGACCCAGGATCGTATTGGCGGCTGCTGGAG GTGTTTGCCACCAGGAACTCCACAGTTTGGCCAAGTTTCACTTCGGAAGACTTCCCAGTCGGGATCAAGGCGGAGCCCCCGCTCTTCCTCTGTGCCACTTCACAGGAAGTGAG ATCCGCGTGCGCGACGATAAAATGCCCCTGGCTCACATCGCCATCGCTGTGGAAGCAGTCGGGTGGTCTCACCCGGACACCATCCCTCTGATGGTGGCCAACACCCTGATTGGAAACTGGGACCGCTCGTTTGGTGGCGGTGTG AATCTGTCCAGTAAGCTGGCCCAGATGGCCTGTCAGGGAAACCTGTGCCACAGCTTCCAGTCCTTCAACACCTGCTACACGGACACGGGCCTGTGGGGACTCTACATGGTGTGTGAGCCGGGCACCATCAGCGACATGATGCACTTCACTCAGATGGAATG GATGTCTCTCTGTACGAGCGTGACAGAAAGCGAGGTGGCTCGGGCCAAGAATCTGCTCAAGACCAACATGCTCCTGCATCTCGACG GATCCACCCCAATCTGCGAGGACATTGGCAGACAGATGCTGTGCTACAGCCGGCGGATACCTCTGCATGAACTGGAGGCCCGGATTGAC GCCATTGATGCCAACACCATTAAGGAGGTCTGCACCAAATACATCTACAACAGGGCTCCTGCCATCGCAGCTGTTG gTCCAATAGAACAGCTACCAGACTACAACCAGATCCGCAGTGGGATGTTCTGGATGAGAAGCTGA
- the phax gene encoding phosphorylated adapter RNA export protein: MAELMDGDLEDGEISGSDSEMGGAAAEQARARGLSAFSGDSFQHIPATVNQPPAAAYRSSAKTAESSDSDADSSDEEAAVWRRKRLKVSNAPPPAACPARFGPPPVSACGAPGSRKVNNIWGSVVQEQCQDAITAELGVFGMEGVSMASRSVETYNFVLARKMMEKEREMERQTREEGEVSMLDADLEDYMKGRGSEDRAGGDAKRKRPAKDRIGPKAEMDIKGRYEITEDDPDDKVVEEIAYRLQEPKKELIERVVQVVGKKKAIELLGETAKLEENGGMYTMDGSRRRTPGGVFLNLLKNMPSISKTQIKKVFLEEYQRDCKSKKAAQKRRRHVLAKKMKQAIGTLNLQEHDDVSRETFASDTNEALESLEEPAEGEGEAEGEGEAEGEEEEEAKEEVAAGTEETPVVYNSADLEVF; this comes from the coding sequence ATGGCGGAGCTGATGGACGGTGACCTGGAAGACGGAGAAATTTCCGGCTCGGACTCTGAGATGGGTGGCGCTGCGGCTGAACAAGCGCGAGCTCGGGGGCTTTCGGCGTTCAGCGGGGACTCCTTCCAGCACATACCCGCTACTGTTAACCAGCCTCCCGCCGCCGCCTACCGGAGCTCCGCCAAGACGGCGGAGTCTAGCGACAGTGACGCGGACTCGTCAGACGAGGAGGCCGCTGTGTGGCGTCGAAAGCGGCTAAAGGTGTCAAACGCCCCGCCGCCGGCCGCCTGTCCCGCGCGGTTCGGTCCGCCCCCCGTGTCCGCCTGCGGAGCACCTGGAAGCCGCAAGGTGAACAACATCTGGGGCTCCGTGGTGCAAGAGCAGTGCCAGGATGCCATAACCGCGGAGCTGGGTGTGTTTGGCATGGAGGGCGTCAGCATGGCCAGCAGAAGTGTTGAGACTTATAACTTCGTCTTGGCTCGGAAGATGATGGAGAAGGAGAGGGAGATGGAGAGGCAAACTAGGGAGGAAGGAGAGGTGAGCATGCTGGATGCTGATCTGGAGGATTACATGAAAGGCCGAGGGTCAGAGGACAGAGCTGGGGGTGATGCTAAGAGAAAGCGGCCTGCCAAAGACAGAATAGGACCTAAAGCTGAGATGGACATCAAGGGCCGGTATGAGATCACAGAGGACGACCCAGACGATAAGGTGGTGGAGGAGATCGCGTACAGACTGCAGGAGCCGAAGAAAGAACTGATCGAACGTGTGGTCCAGGTCgttggaaagaaaaaagccaTAGAACTGCTGGGAGAGACTGCCAAGCTGGAGGAAAACGGTGGCATGTACACTATGGACGGGAGCAGGCGGCGAACCCCTGGCGGAGTGTTCCTCAACCTGCTGAAGAACATGCCCAGCATCAGCAAGACCCAGATCAAAAAGGTCTTCCTGGAGGAGTACCAGAGGGACTGCAAGAGCAAGAAGGCGGCGCAGAAGAGAAGGCGGCACGTGCTGGCCAAGAAGATGAAGCAGGCCATCGGCACGCTGAACCTGCAGGAGCATGACGATGTCTCCAGGGAGACGTTCGCCAGCGATACCAACGAGGCCTTGGAGTCACTGGAGGAGCCTgcggagggagagggagaggcggagggggagggagaggcggagggggaggaagaggaagaggcaaAGGAGGAAGTTGCTGCTGGGACTGAGGAGACACCTGTGGTCTACAACTCTGCAGACCTGGAGGTCTTCTGA